One region of Triticum aestivum cultivar Chinese Spring chromosome 6B, IWGSC CS RefSeq v2.1, whole genome shotgun sequence genomic DNA includes:
- the LOC123137488 gene encoding uncharacterized protein yields the protein MLKRKGRMAVEESQQGLAKKAKTWSKDGTKEKQSLKRKSQMADEGSGVDKSQQSWHAWLASKGPGKQSARILQGRGSRPPESEKKTITEDEDQEGREGWLSKGPGKQQSARILQGRGSRPPESETKTITEDENEDQEGRDGWLVMDNLPDLLYELRNFFVHAPELLVDIEKVLEIDDMTDIVYLIEFFFPFALPKLVDLVRFFRHITQFNKMFETYAER from the exons ATGCTGAAGAGAAAAGGCCGAATGGCTGTTGAGGAAAGTCAGCAGGGGCTTGCCAAGAAGGCGAAGACATGGAGTAAAGACGGAACCAAAGAAAAACAGAGTCTGAAGAGAAAAAGTCAAATGGCTGATGAGGGAAGTGGGGTTGACAAGTCGCAGCAGAGCTGGCATGCTTGGCTGGCGTCTAAAGGACCGGGGAAGCAATCTGCACGAATTCTGCAGGGTAGAGGGAGTAGACCTCCAGAATCTGAGAAAAAGACTATCACAGAGGATGAGGATCAAGAAGGCAGGGAGGGCTGGCTGTCTAAAGGACCGGGGAAGCAGCAGTCTGCACGAATTCTGCAGGGTAGAGGGAGTAGACCTCCAGAATCTGAAACAAAGACTATCACGGAGGATGAGAATGAGGATCAAGAAGGCAGGGATGGCTGGCTGGTTATGGACAATCTTCCTGATCTACTTTACGAGCTCAGGAACTTCTTTGTGCATGCCCCTGAGTTACTTGTTGACATTGAGAAGGTGCTTGAAATAGATGACATGACTGATATAGTCTATTTGATAGAGTTcttttttccattcgccttgcCCAAACTTGTCGACTTAGTGAGGTTCTTCCGTCATATCACGCA GTTCAACAAAATGTTCGAGACCTACGCTGAGAGATGA